The window GGTCTTCGACTCGATCTGCCTGATCCGCTCCCGCGTCACGCCGAAGATGCGGCCTATCTCCTCCAGCGTGCGGGGGCGGCCGTCCGCCAGGCCGTAGCGGAGCTGGACGACCTTGCGTTCGCGTTCACCGAGAGTCGACAGGACCGCTTCCAGGTGCTCGCGCAGGAGCAGGAACGCCGCCGACTCGACCGGCGACGTCGCGTCGCCGTCCTCGATGAGGTCGCCCAGCGCCACGTCGTCCTCCTCGCCCACCGGGGCGTGCAGGGACACGGGTTCCTGGGCCAGGCGCAGGACCTCGCTGACGCGCTCGGGCAGGAGGTCGAGGTGGGCGGCCACCTCTTCCGGCGTCGGTTCGTAGCCGCGTTCCTGCAGCATGCGGCGCTGGACGCGGACGACCCGGTTGATCAACTCGACGACGTGGACCGGCACTCGGATGGTGCGGGCCTGGTCGGCGAGGGCACGGGACATGGCCTGGCGGATCCACCAGGTGGCGTACGTCGAGAACTTGTAGCCGCGGGCGTAGTCGAACTTCTCGACGGCCCGGATCAGGCCGAGGTTTCCCTCCTGGACGAGGTCCAGCATGGTCAGGCCGCGGCCGACGTACCTCTTCGCCACGGACACGACGAGCCGCAGGTTCGCCTCGATCAGCCGTCGCTTGGCCATCCGGCCCATGACGACCAGGCGGTCCAGGTCGAGGGCGAGCCGGCTCTCCAGATCGGGGGTGCTGCTCAGCTTCTCCTCGGCGAACAGGCCGGCCTCGACGCGGCGGGCGAGTTCGACCTCCTCGGCCGCGGTGAGCAGGGGGATGCGGCCGATCTCCCGCAGGTACTGGCGGAAGAGGTCGGAGGAGGGACCGCTGTTGTCGGCACGGGCGCGGGCCGGCAGCGGTGCTTCGACCGGCTCGGTGGCGTCGGTGGCGTCGGCGCCGTCCAGGGCCTCTGCGGGCGGTTCCGCGGGCTCGGGCGAGGCCTCCGGCTCCGCCTCGGGGTGGTGCGCGACACGGCTCTGCGGCGGCACCGCGGCGAGAACGTCGGCCTCCGCATCCGGCTCGGTGCTGTCAGCGCCGGCGGTGGTGGCGACGTCGGTCTGGATGAGGGTCTGGGTCTGCACGGGGGCGACCTCCAGGATGATCGCTGCCGAGGCATACGGCAGCGCTGCTTCGAGGGCGGAGTCGGCGGCCTCGCCGCTGTCCGTCCCGTACGCGATGAGCGGAACCGCGGGGGTGTGGGACCCGTGGGGAACGGATCGGCCGCGCTCCGAGGACTCAGGCACCGGAACCCAGTGTGGAGTACGACACATCGCCGCCACGAGGGGCGTGCGGCGACTTTTTGAGTCCGGTGCGTGACCGGGCGGTTACCCAGTCGTACGCGAATCCTCGCGTTTCCCTCAGAGCGCCGCCGCGCCCTGCCCCCGCAATGCCTGGTCGTACTGCTGCAACACCCACAGCTCGTTCTGCACGGCGGCCAGTTGGGCCGGGTCGCCGCCCGCGCCCAGGCGGGTCAGTTGGCTCTGGACGTCGCGGACGCGGCGTTCCACGGCGCGGCGGCGGACCGTCACGAGCTGTTCGCCGGCGTAGTTCTCGTCGACCGTCCTGCGCATGATCGCCTCGACCGCCAGCTCCGTGACCATCGCGCGGACCTGGTCGTCGGGGGCCGCCTCGCGGACGCGGACCAGGTACTCCTGCGCGTCCTGGATGCCGTACTCCGCGCCGCCCGCGTCCATGATCGCCTGGCGTACGGCGGCGTAGGGCGCGGCGGTGAACTCGTCGACGCCGTACGCGTCGAACGCCGGGGAGACCAACTCGGGGCGCTGGAGGGCGAGTTTGAGGAGTTCGCGTTCGGTGGCGTAGACGGGGTTGCGCAGGGTCAGGGCCGGGCCGGAGGTGCGGGGCCCGGAGGCGGCGTCGTACTGCTGCTGCGGGTTGCGGGATCCCGGGCCGGACGTCGGCGCCTGTCCTCTGCCGCCCCGGTCCCGCGCCCAACGCGCCAGCTGCGCCACCCGCTTCACCACGAACTGCGTGTCGAGGATGCCGAGCATGCCCGCGAGCTGGACGGCCACCTCGTGCTGGGCGCCGCTGTTCTTGATGCGGGCGACGATCGGCGCCGCCTCGTCCAGCGCCGCCGCGCGGCCCGCCGGGGTGTCGAGGTCGTAGCGCAGGACGATCTGGCGCAGCGCGAACTCGAAGAGCGGGGTACGCGGTTCGGCCAGGTCGGCGACCGCCTCGTCGCCCTTGGCCAGGCGCAGTTCGCAGGGGTCCATGCCGTCCGGCGCGATCGCGATGTACGTCTCGGCGGCGAACTTCTGGTCGTCCTCGAAGGCGCGCAGGGCCGCCTTCTGGCCGGCCGCGTCGCCGTCGAAGGTGAAGATGACGCGGGCCGAGCCGTTGTCCATCAGCAGCCGGCGGAGGATCTTGATGTGGTCGCCGCCGAAGGCCGTACCGCAGGTGGCGATGGCCGTGGTGACCCCGGCGAGGTGGCAGGCCATGACGTCCGTGTAGCCCTCGACGACGACCGCGCGGCTGACCTTCGCGATGTCCTTCTTGGCGAGGTCGATGCCGTAGAGGACCTGGGACTTCTTGTAGATGGCCGTGTCGGGGGTATTGAGGTACTTAGGGCCGTTGTCGGCCTCGTAGAGCTTGCGCGCGCCGAAGCCGACGACCTCCCCGCCGATGTCCCGGATCGGCCACATGAGGCGGCCCCGGAAGCGGTCGATCGGGCCGCGGCGGCCCTCCTGCGCGAGCCCGGACAGGAGGAGCTCCTTGTCGGTGAAGCCCTTGCCGCGGAGGTAGCGGGTGAGGTGGTCCCAGCCCTGGGGGCTGTACCCGACGCCGAAGTGGACGGCGGCGGCCTGGTCGAAGCCGCGCTCGGCGAGGAAGATGCGGCCGGTGTCGGCCTCGGGGCTGGTCGCCAGCTGCTCGGCGTACCACTCGGCGGCGATCTTGTGGGCCTCGACCAGGCGGATGCGTTCGCCGCGCTGGTGGGAGGGGTTGTACCCGCCCTCCTCGTAGCGCAGGGTGATGCCGGCCTGGGCGGCGAGCCGCTCGACCGCCTCGGAGAAGGAGAGGTGGTCGACCTTCATCACGAACGTGATGGTGTCGCCGCCCTCCTGGCAGCCGAAGCAGTGGAAGAGCCCCTTGCTCGGGCTGACCTGGAAGGACGGCGACTTCTCGTCATGGAAGGGGCAGAGCCCCTTGAGGTTCCCGCCGCCCGCGCCGCGCAGCTGGAGGTACTCGGACACCACGGCGTCGATCGGGACCGCGTCCCGAACAGCCTTCACGTCCTCGTCGTTGATCCGTCCTGCCACGAGGTGATTCTACGGGGCAGAACTGACACTCCCGGGGCCAGATGCCCTCCCGGCCGGGGGTCCGGCCCGCCGCGCAGCGGCTGTCGGATGCAGCGCCCCCGGGAAATGCAGCACGGGGGTGGACTGACACCTACGGGACGAGGTCTTCGAGCGGAATGTGCGGGTCCGCCAGGGTCTCGGTGTTCACCTGTGCCTTCGAGCGGATCAGCTGCTGAATGGGGTCTGTGACATCCCACACGTTCACATTCATCCCGGCCAGGACCCGGCCGTCCTTGACCCAGAACGCGATGAACTCCCGCTTGCCCGCGTCGCCCCGGATCACCACCTCGTCGTACGTCCCCGGGGGCGCCCAGCCGGAGTACTCCATGCCCAGGTCGTACTGGTCGGAGAAGAAGTAGGGCACGCGGTCGTAGGTGACGTCCTGCCCGAGCATCGCCCGCGCCGCCGCCGGGCCGCCGTTGAGCGCGTTGGCCCAGTGCTCCACGCGCAGCCGGGTGTCGAACAGGGCGTGCGGGAAGGAGGCCACGTCGCCGGCCGCGTAGATGTCGGGGTCGGAGGTGCGCAGCCGCTCGTCGACCACGACGCCGCGGCCATGGGCGCGGTCGGCGATCTCCAGCCCCGCCGCCTCCGCGAGGCCGATGCGCGGGGCCGCGCCGATCGCCGCCAGGACGTCGTGCGCGGGGTGCTCCTCGCCGTCGTCGGTGCGGGCGGCCAGCACCATGCCGTCCTGGCCGACGATCTCCGTCAGCCGCCGGCCGAAGTGGAAGCGCACCCCGTGCTCGCGATGCAGCTCGGCGAAGACGGCGCCCAGCTCGGGGCCGAGGACGCCGTGCAGCGGGGTCGGGTTGTGCTCGACGACGGTGACCTCGGCGCCGTACTCCCGGGCCGCCGCCGCGACCTCCAGGCCGATCCAGCCGGCGCCGGCGATCACGATGTGCCCGTTGTCCCGGCCGAGCGAGGCGAGGACGCCCTTGAGGCGCTCGGCGTGCGCGAGGCGGCGCAGGTGGTGGACGCCGGCCAGGTCCGTGCCCGGGATGTCCAGGCGGCGCGGCTCGGCGCCGGTGGCCAGCAGCAGCTTGTCGTAGTGGACGACGGTGCCGTCCTCGCCGAACCGCACCGTCTTCGCCGTACGGTCGATCGCGTCGACGGTCTGGCCGAGGTGCAGCTCGATGTCGTTGCGCGCGTACCAGGCGGGCTCGTGCACGAAGACGCTGTCGCGCTCCTCCTTGCCGAGGAGATAGCCCTTGGACAGGGGCGGCCGTTCGTACGGGTGGTCGCGCTCGTCGCAGATCAGTATCACCCGCCCGGTGAAGCCCTCCGCGCGGAGCGTCTCGGCCGCCTTCGCTCCGGCGAGTCCGCCTCCGACGATGACGAATGTCTGATCCGCGTCGACCACTTGATGCCTCCTCGTAAGGTGCCGCCACACGAGCGTCCCGCACGCAGCGTGATGCGGGAAGAGGGGGTGACCCGATCAGGCCACGCAGGGTCACTTTCGAGTGCCCGTTCGCCCCGGGCGTCTCACCCGTCACGAGCGGGCGATCGCGCCCTGAACGGTGCGCTCCGGACCCGCCAGATCGGCTAGATCCGCTGGGTGAGCCGCGTGTGCAGGGAGCGGGCCGAGGCGTCCGTCAGGGAGGCGATCTGGTCGACGATCACGCGTTTGCGGGCGCGGTCGTCGGCTGCCGTGTCGAACAGGGCCCGGAACTGCGGGTCCAGCCCCTCGGGCGCGCGGGCGGTGAGCGCCTCGGCCAGTTCGGCGACCACGATCCGCTGGTCGGCGCGCAGCCGCTCCTGCTCGGCGCGCTGCATGACGTACCGGTCGGCGACGGCCTTGAGGACCGCGCACTCCATTCGGGTCTCGTGCGGTACGACGAGTTCGGCGCCGTAGCGGGTGAGCCGGCCGCTGCCGTATGCCGCGCGGGTGGCGCTCTCGGCGGCCAGGCAGAACCGGCCGATGAGCTGGCTGGTGGCGTCCTTGAGGCGGGCCTGGGCGACGGCCGAACCGTCGTAGCCGTGCGGCCACCACGGTTCTTCCTGGAGCCGGTCGAGGGCGGCGGAGAGTTCAGCCGGGTCGGTGTCCTCAGGGACGTACCGTCCGACGGCGACCGCGAAGACCGCCTGGCGTTCCGGCTCGGCGTGCAGGCAGTTGGGGTCGATGTGGCCGGCGTGCAGGCCGTCCTCGACGTCGTGCACGGAGTACGCCACGTCGTCGGACCAGTCCATGACCTGGGCCTCGAAGGTGGTGCGGGCGGCGGGGGCGTCCTTGCGGACCCAGTCGAAGACGGGGCGGTCGTCTTCGTAGACGCCGAACTTCGGGGACGTCGGGGCGGTGGGGTGGGCGCCGCGGGGCCAGGGGTACTTGGTGGCGGCGTCGAGGGTGGCTCGGGTGAGGTTGAGGCCTACCGAGCCCTCCGGGGTGAAGCGTTTGGGTTCGATGCGGGTGAGGAGTCTCAGGGACTGGGCGTTGCCCTCGAAGCCGCCGCAGTCCTCGGCGAATTCGTTGAGCGCGACTTCGCCGTTGTGGCCGAAGGGAGGGTGGCCGAGGTCGTGGGAGAGGCAGGCGGCTTCGACCAGGTCGGGGTCGCAGCCGAGGGCCGCGCCCAGCTCGCGGCCGACCTGGGCGCACTCCAGGGAGTGGGTGAGGCGGGTGCGGGGGCTCGGGTCCCAGGCGTGGCTGTGGGTTCCGGGTGTCACCACTTGGGTCTTGCCGGCGAGGCGGCGGAGCGCTGCGCTGTGCAGTACGCGGGCGCGGTCGCGTTGGAAGGCCGTGCGGCCTGGGCGTTTGTCGGGTTCGGGGGCCCAGCGTTCGACTGCCGACTCGTCGTAGTACATGCACCGACAGTACGGGCAGGCACTGACAAATGGGGGGACGGTGTTTCGCCCAGGAAGGACGTTCCGTCGCCCGGTGATTCAAGCCGATGCCAATTCCGGTGCTGTGGTGGCCGGCGTCGTCAGCATCTGGTCGTAGCGGTGGAGGAGCAGGCGTGCCATCGCCTGGTGTGTGCCCAAGGGGGCCGAGGCGATCCACTGGGCCGCCTCCGCGCACTCCGTCGCGAAGCGGCCGGGGGCCGTGAAGTAGGAGGACACCGCCACCCTTGTGCGGCCTCGGGCGGCCAGCGCGCGGATGGCGTCGGGGACCGTCGGGGCCGCCGTCGTCGCGTACGCGGGGACCACCGGGACGCCCAGGCGGTTGGCGAGGAGCTGGGCCGTGTGGGCCGTGTCGAGCTTCGACTCGGGGTCGCGGGAACCTGCTGCTGCCAGGACCACCGCGCTCCTGCGGCGGGTGGGCTCGTCCAGCCGGGTGCGCCAGCCGGCCTCGACCAGGCGGGCGTACAGGGCCTCCACCAGCAGGGGGTGCGGGCCGAGCGCGCCGGCCACGCGTGCGCGTACCTGCGACTCGGCGGCCATCTCGGGGATGTCCCGCTTGATGTGGTAGCCGCGGCTGAGCAGGAGCGGGACGAGGATCGCCTCGCGGTCGCCGAGGGAGGCGAGGGTGTCCGGGAGCAGGGGCTCGTTCAGCTCGATGTGGCCGAGGTGGACCGGCAGCCCGGGGCGCAGCGCGCGGACGTTGTCGAGGAGCGCGCGTACGGTGCTCAGGGCGCGCGGGTCGCGGCTGCCGTGGGCCACGACGACGAGCGCGGGCGGGTGCGGGCGCCGCCTGCCGTCGAGCGAGACGAGGCTGAGCTGGCTGGCGAGCTGGCTGCTGATCCGGTTCATGATGTGCGCCGTACTGTCGAGGTGGGCCCCCGGGCCGGGGAGGGTCGTGGACTCGTCGTGAATCGGGTTCGACGCCGTCATGAACCGATGGTGGCGGCGCGACGTTGCCTCCCCGTTGCGCCTGAATAACGGGTTTTTACACCGGGTTCACGGTGGGGTGCCAGGGCGGTGTGAGGTGGTGTGACCTGCGCGTTCGAGGGGCGAAGTGAACCTGGTCACGTAGGTGGTGGTGAACCGCGGGGGCTGACAGGACGTCCCTGACTGTCGAGAAGAGGCGGTCAGTCGACCGGGGAGGGACCCACCAGATGCGCCGACCGAAGCTGTCCCGACCACGACTGCCACGCACCCGTGCGGGGCAGCGGCGGCTGGTGCAGGCCGTGATGGCGGGGTGCGTGCTGGCGCTGCTTCCGGCCACCTGGATGTACGTCGTGACCGGGGACCGGCTGCGCACGACGGCCGACGTGCCGCGCACCGACGTCGCCGTCGTCTTCGGTGCCGGTCTGTGGGAGGGCGAGCCGTCGCCGTACCTCGCGCACCGGCTCGACGCGGCGGCCGAGCTGTACCGGGCGGGCCGTATCGAGGTCGTCCTCGTCACCGGCGACAACAGCCGCGAGGACTACGACGAGCCCGACGCCATGCGCACGTATCTGACCAGGCACGGCGTGCCCGACTCGCGCATCGTCAGCGACTACGCCGGCTTCGACACCTGGGACTCCTGCGTCCGCGCGAAGAAGATCTTCGGCGTCGACGAGGCGGTGCTGATCAGCCAGGGCTTCCACATCCGGCGAGCGGTCGCGCTGTGCCAGGAGGCGGGGGTGGCGTCGTACGGCGTCGGGGTCGACGCCAAGCACGACGCGACCTGGTACTACGGCGGCACCCGGGAGATCTTCGCGGCGGGCAAGGCGGCCCTGGACGCCGTCTTCGAGCCGGACCCCCGGTTCCTCGGGCGGAAGGAACCCGGGGTGACCCAGGCGCTCGCCACGCAGCGGTAGGGGCGTCGACGAGTTCACCGCTCTCCTCGACGAACTGGACGATCTCGAGCAGAGCCCTCAGCTGTTTCGGGGACGGACGGTCATCCGCAGGGCGCGCGGCCGTACGGTGAGCCGGGCGACCTGGCGGATGACCTGGCCCTCGGCGAGTTCCAGCCGTACCGAACGCAGCATCGTCGCGAGCGCCGTGACCATCTCGGTGAGGGCGAGACGGTCCCCCATGCACTTGTGCTTGCCGTCCCCGAAGGGCAGGAACGCGCCCGGCGGAGGCTCCTGCGCGGGGTCGGTCCACCGGTCCGGGTCGAAGATGTGCGGGTCGGGGAAGCGCTCGGGGTCGCGGTGCAGGGCGTGCTGGCAGTAGGCCAGTTCGGTGCCGGCGGGCAGCGTCCACTCGCCGAGCCGGGTCTCCTCGGTGGTGCGGCGGGTGACCAGCCAGCCGGGGTGGTGCAGCCGCAGGGTCTCGGTGATCACCCGGTTCAGGTACGGCAGCCGGGTCACGTCGTCGAAGGCGACCGGCCGCTCGCCGACGACCTCGTCCAGCTCGGCGAGGATGCGGGCCTCGATCTCCGGGTGACGGGCGAGTTCGTACAGGGTCCAGGACAGCACCGACGCGGTGGTCTCGGTGCCCGCCACGGCCAGGGTGAGGATCTCGGAGCAGATCTGATGCCCGGTCAGCGGCTCGCCGGTCTCCTCGTCGACGGCGCGCAGCAGCAGCATGGAGAGCATGTCCCCGGTGTCGTGCCCGGAGGCCTGCAGTTCGTCGACGGCGGTGTTGATGGTGGCGCGTACGCCGTCCCGGGCCCGGTCGAAGCGGCGGTTGAAAGGCAGCGGCAGGCGCTCGGCCCAGTCGGGCAGCATGATGCGCACACCGACGTCGTTCAACACCACCGACAGGTCGCTGCGCAGCCGGCGGAAGACGGCGTCGTCGAGGCTGCCGGCGAACACCGTCTTGGCCAGCA of the Streptomyces sp. T12 genome contains:
- a CDS encoding RNA polymerase sigma factor; protein product: MPESSERGRSVPHGSHTPAVPLIAYGTDSGEAADSALEAALPYASAAIILEVAPVQTQTLIQTDVATTAGADSTEPDAEADVLAAVPPQSRVAHHPEAEPEASPEPAEPPAEALDGADATDATEPVEAPLPARARADNSGPSSDLFRQYLREIGRIPLLTAAEEVELARRVEAGLFAEEKLSSTPDLESRLALDLDRLVVMGRMAKRRLIEANLRLVVSVAKRYVGRGLTMLDLVQEGNLGLIRAVEKFDYARGYKFSTYATWWIRQAMSRALADQARTIRVPVHVVELINRVVRVQRRMLQERGYEPTPEEVAAHLDLLPERVSEVLRLAQEPVSLHAPVGEEDDVALGDLIEDGDATSPVESAAFLLLREHLEAVLSTLGERERKVVQLRYGLADGRPRTLEEIGRIFGVTRERIRQIESKTLNKLRDHAFADQLRGYLD
- the dnaG gene encoding DNA primase — translated: MAGRINDEDVKAVRDAVPIDAVVSEYLQLRGAGGGNLKGLCPFHDEKSPSFQVSPSKGLFHCFGCQEGGDTITFVMKVDHLSFSEAVERLAAQAGITLRYEEGGYNPSHQRGERIRLVEAHKIAAEWYAEQLATSPEADTGRIFLAERGFDQAAAVHFGVGYSPQGWDHLTRYLRGKGFTDKELLLSGLAQEGRRGPIDRFRGRLMWPIRDIGGEVVGFGARKLYEADNGPKYLNTPDTAIYKKSQVLYGIDLAKKDIAKVSRAVVVEGYTDVMACHLAGVTTAIATCGTAFGGDHIKILRRLLMDNGSARVIFTFDGDAAGQKAALRAFEDDQKFAAETYIAIAPDGMDPCELRLAKGDEAVADLAEPRTPLFEFALRQIVLRYDLDTPAGRAAALDEAAPIVARIKNSGAQHEVAVQLAGMLGILDTQFVVKRVAQLARWARDRGGRGQAPTSGPGSRNPQQQYDAASGPRTSGPALTLRNPVYATERELLKLALQRPELVSPAFDAYGVDEFTAAPYAAVRQAIMDAGGAEYGIQDAQEYLVRVREAAPDDQVRAMVTELAVEAIMRRTVDENYAGEQLVTVRRRAVERRVRDVQSQLTRLGAGGDPAQLAAVQNELWVLQQYDQALRGQGAAAL
- a CDS encoding NAD(P)/FAD-dependent oxidoreductase — translated: MVDADQTFVIVGGGLAGAKAAETLRAEGFTGRVILICDERDHPYERPPLSKGYLLGKEERDSVFVHEPAWYARNDIELHLGQTVDAIDRTAKTVRFGEDGTVVHYDKLLLATGAEPRRLDIPGTDLAGVHHLRRLAHAERLKGVLASLGRDNGHIVIAGAGWIGLEVAAAAREYGAEVTVVEHNPTPLHGVLGPELGAVFAELHREHGVRFHFGRRLTEIVGQDGMVLAARTDDGEEHPAHDVLAAIGAAPRIGLAEAAGLEIADRAHGRGVVVDERLRTSDPDIYAAGDVASFPHALFDTRLRVEHWANALNGGPAAARAMLGQDVTYDRVPYFFSDQYDLGMEYSGWAPPGTYDEVVIRGDAGKREFIAFWVKDGRVLAGMNVNVWDVTDPIQQLIRSKAQVNTETLADPHIPLEDLVP
- a CDS encoding deoxyguanosinetriphosphate triphosphohydrolase — protein: MYYDESAVERWAPEPDKRPGRTAFQRDRARVLHSAALRRLAGKTQVVTPGTHSHAWDPSPRTRLTHSLECAQVGRELGAALGCDPDLVEAACLSHDLGHPPFGHNGEVALNEFAEDCGGFEGNAQSLRLLTRIEPKRFTPEGSVGLNLTRATLDAATKYPWPRGAHPTAPTSPKFGVYEDDRPVFDWVRKDAPAARTTFEAQVMDWSDDVAYSVHDVEDGLHAGHIDPNCLHAEPERQAVFAVAVGRYVPEDTDPAELSAALDRLQEEPWWPHGYDGSAVAQARLKDATSQLIGRFCLAAESATRAAYGSGRLTRYGAELVVPHETRMECAVLKAVADRYVMQRAEQERLRADQRIVVAELAEALTARAPEGLDPQFRALFDTAADDRARKRVIVDQIASLTDASARSLHTRLTQRI
- a CDS encoding sirohydrochlorin chelatase, whose translation is MTASNPIHDESTTLPGPGAHLDSTAHIMNRISSQLASQLSLVSLDGRRRPHPPALVVVAHGSRDPRALSTVRALLDNVRALRPGLPVHLGHIELNEPLLPDTLASLGDREAILVPLLLSRGYHIKRDIPEMAAESQVRARVAGALGPHPLLVEALYARLVEAGWRTRLDEPTRRRSAVVLAAAGSRDPESKLDTAHTAQLLANRLGVPVVPAYATTAAPTVPDAIRALAARGRTRVAVSSYFTAPGRFATECAEAAQWIASAPLGTHQAMARLLLHRYDQMLTTPATTAPELASA
- a CDS encoding vancomycin high temperature exclusion protein, whose product is MRRPKLSRPRLPRTRAGQRRLVQAVMAGCVLALLPATWMYVVTGDRLRTTADVPRTDVAVVFGAGLWEGEPSPYLAHRLDAAAELYRAGRIEVVLVTGDNSREDYDEPDAMRTYLTRHGVPDSRIVSDYAGFDTWDSCVRAKKIFGVDEAVLISQGFHIRRAVALCQEAGVASYGVGVDAKHDATWYYGGTREIFAAGKAALDAVFEPDPRFLGRKEPGVTQALATQR
- a CDS encoding cytochrome P450, yielding MPSTAPPPIPRAAGSLPFIGHALKMRDNLGFIDSLRDTREPLVEIVLQPGTRTIVVQDPALIHQMLKALAPTLDKGRLYDKLGQLLGDSVVTATGRTHVRKRRQVQPAFAHAEISRYVDIMRAEVATTVAGWEPGQNLDVREAMVGLSLDMLAKTVFAGSLDDAVFRRLRSDLSVVLNDVGVRIMLPDWAERLPLPFNRRFDRARDGVRATINTAVDELQASGHDTGDMLSMLLLRAVDEETGEPLTGHQICSEILTLAVAGTETTASVLSWTLYELARHPEIEARILAELDEVVGERPVAFDDVTRLPYLNRVITETLRLHHPGWLVTRRTTEETRLGEWTLPAGTELAYCQHALHRDPERFPDPHIFDPDRWTDPAQEPPPGAFLPFGDGKHKCMGDRLALTEMVTALATMLRSVRLELAEGQVIRQVARLTVRPRALRMTVRPRNS